The nucleotide window ATAAAGTTCTAAGTGATACCGTCTCCACCCCGTCTATGTTTTCCTATACTAAAAAGGCACAGTTTGAGGATATATTAAATAAAAGGATAAGGAGAAATTAATCACTTCAAGAAGCCAGTTTTCTTTCCTAAGTCCTCAAATGCATCAATTACAAGCTTTAGGTCTTCCTTAGTGTGAGCCGCTGAAGGCTCAAGCCTTATCCTCGCAGTTCCGAGCGGAACGGTTGGATAAACTATTGCCTGGGCAAATATGTTGTATTCCTCGTAAAGCCTTCTCGAGAACTCCTGGGCAAGCTTCTCATCGTATAGCATTACTGGTGTAATTGGATGCTTGGTGTTGCCCAAATCATAACCCAAGTCCCTTAGTCCCTTCTGGAGGAAGTGAGTGTTATCCCAAAGCTTCTTCACCAAATCGTCGCTCTTCTGAAGTATTTCAACGGCAGCTATAGCTGCGGCAACGTCTGGTGGATTCATTGCACTCGAGAATAGGAATGGCCTCGCCCTCTGCTTGAGGTACTCTATGGCTTCCTCAGGTCCAGCGACGTATCCACCAATTACACCGAAGGCTTTGCTGAGGGTTCCCATTTCAAAGTCAACTTTGTCATGCAAGTTGAAGTGGTCAACTATTCCCCTTCCATGGCTTCCAAGCACTCCTTCTCCGTGTGCATCGTCAACGTAAACTATCGCATCATATTGCTCAGCCAGTTCAACTATCTCCGGTAGTGGAGCCAAGTCACCATCCATAGAGAATACTCCATCCGTGACGATTATTTTCTTCTTCTTATCCTTGTTCTCCTCGAGCTTCTTCTTTAGGTCATCCATATCGAGGTGCTTGTATATAACCTTGGGCGCACCGCTAAGCCTCATTCCGTCTATTATGCTCGCGTGGTTTAGTTCTTCGCTTAGGAATATACCATCTTCTCCCTTTCTTAGGAGAGCGCTTATTGCTCCAAGATTTGCGTTGTAACCACTCTGGAAGAGAATTGCAGCCTCTCTCTTCTTGAACTTTGCCAACTTTTCCTCAAGCTCAACATGAAGTTCCATAGTTCCAGCTATGGTTCTAACCGCTCCAGCTCCAACACCATAGTCCAGAATAGCTCTAATTGCAGCTTCTTTAATCTTCGGATGAGCCGCTAAGCCTAGATAGTTGTTTGAACACATGTTTAGAACTCTTTTTCCATTAACAACAACCCATGGTCCCTGGGCACTCTGAAGAACCCTTATAGTCACGTAAAGACCTTTTTTCTTAAGTTCTTCGAGCTCTTCCTTAATCCAGTCAAGCTTCCCCATAAGAACCACCGACTACATTTGGGCATTGAGGTATAAAAGATTTGCACTTTGACAAATTGACATATAACTGGTCAAAACTGAGGTGCATGCAACTACATTCAAGCTCAGCATAACTTGGATTGTCTCAATGCAAAAATTTTTATCTATTCCCAGGATAGGAAGAGGGGATGTGAGATGATAGAGAGGGTAAAAGGAACCCGAGATTTCCTGCCAGAGGAGATGGTTAAAAGAAGGTGGGTTTTTGAAAAGATTCGAGAGGTCTTCGAAACTTATGGTTTTAAGGAAGTTCTAACCCCTGTAATGGAGTATACTAAGTTGTTCCAGCTAAGAAGCGGCGAGGAAGTTGTGAAACAACTTTACGCGTTTAAAGATAAGGGGGGAAGAGACGTAGCGTTGAGACCAGATATGACATCAAGCGTCGCTAGATTGTACGTTAATTCATTCCAGACTGCTCCAAAGCCGATAAAGTGGTACTACATTGCGAACATGTTTAGGTATGAGGAACCTCAAAGTGGACGTTATAGAGAATTTTGGCAGGCTGGAGTTGAGTTGATTGGAAGCGATAAGATTGAAGCTGATGCGGAAGTTATAGCCCTATTCGTCGATAGTTACCTCTCAACTGGACTGAAGGATTTTACCGTTAATATTGGAGATAGGGTTCTCCTCGATGAATTCGCAAAGATGCTAGGCGTTAAGGATGACATTGGATTGATGAGGATTATAGACAAGAAGGACAAGCTATCCCAGGAGGAGTTCCTCAAGGCGCTTGGAGAGTTCGGCCTTGATGAAAATGGCATAGAAAAAGTTCTCAACCTTATAGAGATAAAAGGAAAACCTGATGATGTTTTACCGCTAGCTGAAGAGTTATTCACTAGCGAGAGAGCTAAGGAAGAGATTTCTAGGTTATATAACTTAGTCGATATTCTTAGCTGGTATGAAGTAGATGAGTGGATTCAGATAGACTTAGGGATAGCAAGGGGATTTGATTACTATACGAGCATCGTATTTGAAGCCATAGTTCCAAATGATCTTGGAATAGGTTCCATTGGTGGAGGAGGAAGATACGATAATCTAATTGAGGTTTTCGGAGGAAAGCCTACTCCCGCTACTGGATTTGCAATTGGGATAGAAAGGTTAATCCCAATACTTGAGTGGAAAGGTTTATTACCAGAGCTAAAAGCTGGTCCAGATGTCTTCGTGATTCCAGTTGGGGATTCAAGGGATGTTGCAACGGCAATAGTTACAAGGCTCAGGAAAGCGGGAATAAGGAGTGATATTGAGTTGAGTGGGAGGAAGCTGAGAAAAGCCTTGGATTACGCAAACAGAATAGGAGTCAGACTGTCGATAATAGTAGGCAAAAGAGACCTTGAAAGAGGAGTTGTAACAATTAGGGATTTAGAAAGTGGAAATCAAGTTGAAGTCCCTGTAGATAACGTTGTCACGAAGGTAAGGGAGTTGCTCAACCAGTAGCTTTTTATCCTTAAATTAGGAGATAAGACAATAGATGATGAGCGCCATCGATGCTGAGGAGTGATGACCGGATTCCTGGCTGATCTTTATTCTTTCTTTAAGCAACTCTCAAGAACTTTAAGGAGTTCCTCCTCGGATTTAAACTGCATAATTAGTGTCAGCAATTTTCTTGCAACTTCGTTCCTCCTTAGGGCCATCTTAAGCTTTTCTTTTATCTCTTCAACTTCCGAACCTTGCTCTCCTTCAAGCTCCTCAAGGGCTCTCATTATGCTTTCCTTAGTTTCGTCGATGTCCCTAAGTATCTTCTCATAGAACGCCGAGCTTCTCCATTCTGAGAAGTTCTTTGTCGCAACAAAGTAAGCCCTTCTATCTCCAGGTTTCTTAATCCTTTGCACCAACCCAACGCCCTCTAAGACTTTCATTGCAGAGCTTATGTGAGATATTGAGTAACCGGTTATTTCCGCTATGTCGCTCAAACTGAGGGGATCATTAGCCAAAAAGAGTGCACCATATATGTAACCAACCAATTCGCTCTGTCCCAATCTTCTAGCCGTGTTAGCGAAGGTTTCCATGATTATCCTCTTTGCCTCTTCTAAACTCATTGTACCCACCACAATATTTTTAAGTTCCAAAATTATAAAACTTTCGGAAAATTCCGAAAGAAGGGTGAGATTATGTTAAGGAAAATCGCGAGGGTGATCGTGATTTACAGGCATAGTCTTGCCGTTGTAACGATGTTCCTACTCATATTGTCAGCTTATGGTATAACGCAGCTAAGATTCGAGACCGATCTATCTAAACAACTACCAGAAGATTTAGAAGCCGTGAAAAGTTATTTTACCCTTCAAAATGAATTTGGGGGTAGTGGCTCTGCCTTAATCTACGTGAAGATAAAGAACAACGATAACGTCGTTGATATTAGGGACCCAAAAATCATAGAGGCCATGTATTCCCTTGAGCAACGGTTGAGAGAGAAGGAATACGTTACTGACACCTTTAGCATCGCCGATTTGATGGTTCAAATTCTGGGAAGATTGCCAAAAAATATGGACGAAGTTAAGTTCGTCCTGAACATGCTTCCACCGGAAGCTAGAAATGGCCTTATCAGTGGTGATTACTCTTCAACAATAATTATAGTTAACCTGAACAGGGAAAAGAACCAAAAGGCCCTCGTCAGGGTATATAACGATATAGAGAGGGAAATAGAAAGAACTAATTTTCCCCAGGGTGTTGAAGTCGTCTTGACGGGCGATTTAGGAATAACGTACAAGATTCTCGAGATGCTCCAAAACGACATGAATAGAACAATGGCCATCTCGGGAATAATAGTAGTGCTAATCTTGCTGTACTTTTACAAATCTCCAATAAGGATGTTAGTTCCATTGGTTCCCCTTATCTTCGGAGTTGTAATGACGCTCGGCTTTATGGGACTCCTAGGAATACCCCTCGACATAGCAACGACAACCGTTGGAGCTATGATAATCGGTATGGGAATTGATTACGGTGTTCACGTTACCAATAGATACTACGAAGAGAGGGGGAAAGGAAAGTCCCTAGAGGAAGCGGCCGAAGAGGCAATAGCAGAGACCGGTAAGGCCCTACTCGGAGCGGCCCTAACAACCATAGCTGGATTTTTGGCATTATCAATCTCTATCCTTCCATCGCTCAAGAGACTGAGCGTTAGTCTCGTTATGGGGCTAGGGCTAGCGGCATTAAATGCGGTAATAGTAACACCGGCTTTGGCAATTCTAGAAGAGGAGTTTCGAGAGAAAGTCATGAAGAAAAAAGAGATCATAGCTATTGGAGGGGGAAAAAGCAAGATAAGCTTCATATTCTCAATGCTGGGCAAAGCGATAAAGAGGAGTCCATGGACGGCACTTTTAATAGCCTTGATAATTTCGGGGGTCTCCCTATACGGAGCCTCTAAGATAACTACCGAGGTTAGACTTGAAAAAATGATTCCCACAGACCTTCCAGAGATTCAGGCTTTAAGCGATATAAGGTCGGAATTTGGTGGTCAAGATGAAGTTACAATCCTAATAAAGGCCGATGACGTTAGAGATCCAACCCTTGTTAGAGACATTCTCAGGTTTGAAAGGGAAATAAAGGCAGATTCTTACATCAATAACGTCTTTGAGACTCAGAGCATAGCGGACGTGGTAATCCAAAAGTACGGGTATATTCCCCAAGACAAGGAAAAGATATCGGAGGCCATTGAAGGATCCTCCCTAGTCTCTTCGGATTATTCAATGACTATAATAAAGCTAAAAGGCAACTTCATGGGGGTAACCCAAAGTGAATTCAACAGGATAATGGAGTACTTTGAGAGGGCAATTCAAAGGGCAGACTTTCCGCCAGGAGTCAAGGTTGAACTCGCAGGAGAATCGTACTTGAATTACGTTCTCAACGATCTTGTAAACGAAGAGCTAGGAAAGATTTCAACAATAGGAACGCTAATCGTCGTTATGGTTGTATTTGCAATATTTAGAAGGCCAACGGTTTCTATAGCGATGATAATGCCGATGTTCTTAGGAGCTTTGTGGACTATAGGATATATGGGTCTCGCAGGGATCCCATTTTCACAAACGTTAGCGGGAGTCGTTTCAATGATAGTTGGGCTTGGCGTTGATTATGGAATGCACATAACACATAGGTTCCTTGAAGAGCTAAATGAAGGAAATAAGACACCAATAATAACGGCCCTAGAAAGCGTTGGACCGGGAATTTTTGTGGGAGCATTGACAACGGCCGGAGGATTTTTAGCTTTACTTTCAGCTCAACTCACGGCTATTCACGACTTTGGAAGAGTTCTCGCCGTTGGGATATTCGCTTCGATGTTTGCAGCTTATCTTGTCACCCCCGCAATACTCCAGCTTGAATTTGGAAGGAAAATTTCCAAGGAGGTGAGAGAATGAAGAAAGCGATGGCTTTAATCCTGGGATTAATTTTAGGATCCCTCGTACAGCCCTCACTTGCTCAAGGGCCAGAGCTACTTTACGAGGGATACATGAACAAAGGAGATTATCTCCTCGTTGGCCCCCTAATGATATTGCTAAAAGACGTTGTATACGACATAAATGATGGGAAATGGAAAGGTGTGTTCATAGTCTTTAATGAAGACATGGAGCCAATAGGACCTAATTTAACTTTAATATACGTTCCGGATCCCCAAAAGGTCAGAACTTTGCTTCAAAATCAGACGTTCCTCAGGGCAATGGCCGAAACTTTGGGATATAATCCAGATAATCCCATTGAATATGCTGAATTCTTGAGGTGGCTCTCAACTGCATCCCAGATGGAGATATGGAATGCAATTGTGAAGACAATTGATGAGCATCCCGAATTAGGAATAAGACTCGAAGATATATCAAAACCATATTATGTTCCTAATGCTAGGCCAGTTGGTGTAAATGAGACTATAAAAATTGAATATAGGGGAAAAACAGTTTATATAACCGTTTTAAGTGCATATCCAAATGGTGTAAAAGTTAGCATAAGCGGGCCGATTCAATGGAGAGCTTCGATGGTCCAAGGGCTGCTCTTATCGAAGATAGACGTGAAAGGGACGATAAAACCAGGACAATACTTTACCGTTGAAGTTCATTTAAAGAACATAGGATCCAGGAAAGTTAGATTCGTAACAGCAGTTTTATCTCCAACCCCTGTTGTTCCAAGCTCAACAAAGTTCAAAACTGAAGAAGAAAGCCTAGCAACTACTGTTCCCCAGGTTTTAACACAAACGGGAACGATACAAGGAACTTTGTATCCCGTGGAGAGCTCCGTCAAGTTCATAGACTTAATAGAGCCTGGTGAAGATAAGGTAATAAAGTTCCTCTATAAGGTAAATGAAAATGCAAAGCCCGGAGATTATCCTCTCTACCTTACCGTAATATACTTTGCCTATACCACCGGAGAGAACCTTGAACAGAGAACCCTATATGATACTGCAGTAGTTACGGTTGCTAGAGATTATGAAGCAAACTTCATTATCGTCCAGAATGTCCCCAGGATAGTTCATCCCGGGGAGGACTTTACAATTAACGTTACGTTTAAGAACATGGGTGAGGATCCAGCAAAAGATGTAAGGGGAACTTTAATCCTTGAAGACATAACCGGCAGAGTATTTACGCCGGTATCTCCCAGTAATTTCTATAGGAAGTTCGTTGATCCTGGGATGGAGTTCAATGAAACGTTTAAACTTCACGTTAGCGAATCTGCAAAAACTGGAACTTATACCTTCAAGATAAGGCTGAAGTACTATTCTGGAAACTCTAATCAGGAAAAGACTCAAGATTTTACTATTTCAACGACAGTAATTAGAAGGAGGGAAGCGTTCATAGAGATAGACAACGTAACGCTTACTCCAGAGAAAATAGAGCCAGGAACAACTTTTAACATTACACTAAGATTGAGGAACGTGGGGGAAGGTTACGCCAAGGGGCTCGAAGTTAGGATAGTTCCAACGAAAGCATTAGTGAGGAGGGAGATAAAGAAAGTCGACTTATCACAACTTTCTAACTTGCCAATTCCTGGGGGCAAAGAACTGGCAAAGAATTTACAAACTGCCCTTAACCAAGTTATCGGCCAAATTGCCCAGGAAGAAGTTTCAGCATTCCTACCAATTGGAGAAGATAACGTTAAGTACAATGGTGTTATAATGCCCAATCAGACAATTGAAATTCATTTCACACTAAAGGCTAATGAGAGGCTTGAGAACAACATATACCCCATAAAGATAGAGATTAAGTATCTCTCATCCCCCGATGACAAGTTAATCTCCGACGAGAGGATTATTGGAATAGACGTTACTGGTTCCGAGAAACTTGTCATTTCCTCAATATCCACATCACCATCTAGGATCCTCCCAGGGACATCAAACGTTGAAATTTCGTTTAAGATAGAGAACGTTGGGGATGGAAAGGCTGACTACATCATCATTATGCCGAATCCCCAATTTCCCTTTAAGCTCAGCGAAACAAGTGACCAAATAATAAATGTTGGGAGCCTAGGAAAGGGAGATTCCGCACAGGCTTCATTCAAGGTTGATGTCGACGAGAATGCAAAAAGTGGAAGGTACCTTATCCCACTGACAATTGAGTACAAAGATCCAACGGGCAAGTTTAGGCAAATTGAAGTTAATATACCAGTAATAATAGCCGAGAAGCCCAAACTAGTTATAACCGATGTCAGATTTGGAGAGAAGCCAGTTCAAGGAAAGGACGTCAACATATACATTACAGTAAAGAACGTTGGTGGGGAGCAAGCTGAGAGCGTCGTCATCGAGGGAGTTGTGAGGTCATCACAACCATTCACGCTCGTTAAGAGGACGGACTACATTGGAACACTAAATCCCAACCAGACCGGAGAGGGAGTGATAACGCTTTCCATAGAAAAGGATGCCGTTCCAAAGGTATACAATATACTAATAAGAATGAGGGCCGTTGGAGACAAGGAAAAGGGCGATGATAACGTTTATGTGTTTGAGGGGACGATAAAAGTTCCAGTAAAAGAAAACACTGAAAGTAAAGAGAAGCTAAGGAACTTAGCCATTGGAGCTGGCATACTTGCCATAGTGATTACACTCCTAACGTATTTCAAGAGGAGGCACTAGACCATTTCTTTACTTCTTCCCTCAATTTTATGCTAATAATAATGCTAAGGGTAAGGTCTATTAACACTAAGAGCACGCCAGCTATTAACGTTTCTGGACTTTTTTTAATTAATGGATTTGAATATATCGTCATTAAGTCTATAACCTTCCAAAATGCAGGTAGCATCAAGAAGCTCGCAATGTAGTACCATATGTGAGGATCACGCCTCAAGTATTCCTGGATTATCTTACCAGAGATCATGATCCCAAGACCAAGGATAAAGTACTTGTTGAAAGCATTTAAGTATATCAGGAAGGCTATTAGTTCGCTCGTCGGAATTCCTCCTATCATATTCTCTGCTATACTTTCGAGAGTTAGGTAGACGTTTATTGCACCTCCGAGCATGACTATAAATCCAGTCACAACGCCAATGAACGTTATTAACCCTCTGCTAACGATTCTAACCAGGGAGGTTATTGGCTTTAATCTAAACCCTTTAGAGAAAAAGTATCCCCCTACTATTAGCATTACAACACCAGTTACCGTCGAAGACACTATCTGAGCACTTGGAGGATATTTTATGGATATTATCTTGGCTATACCATAAAGGAGAACTATTAACCCAGGGATGCCGAGGACAACTTTTGAAACCTCAGGATCACTCATCATCTCCTTTAGGTACCTAACTATTATATACCAAGTTGTCTCTATCCCAGGGCTTTGCTTTACCACAACCCTCCTAGTGCTTATTATTGGAACTTTTGAAGTTATAATTGGAAAGATTTGTTCATCTTCGGCACCGTCTGTAACCGGAATGACGCCATCGGCAGGGAATTTTTTGAGAACTTCATCAAGTTGCTTACTTAGCCTTAAGTCGCTCTCAACTCCAACGTTTGGATGACCAGTAATGAGGGCAACTTCAACTTCGTCAAACTCTCCTTTCTTTTTAAGCTCGTCATAAAGCTTTATAGCGGCGAAGAGAGTGTTCGCATCGCTATCCTCAGGATCGGCTAAACTCAATTTCACGGCAGCATCGAGACAGCTATCCCGACCAATCACAGGACCCTTAACACCAGCCTTAACTCCAAAGTCATCGTCCCTATCTATTGCGAGGACTAAAATCTTCATTATCTCACGCTTCCACCTCAAGCTTTTCAAGAACAGATTTCACCTTATCTTCCATTGACCTCTCCTTGTCCCTTCTCTCGTCAATCCTTATCGTCGTTAAAACTCTCTTAAATCCAAAGGTAAACATCAATTCATGGGCCTCTCTTATTATCTCCAATCCTTCCCCCAAGGATTTAACCTCAATAATAGTTCCCATTGGGGTAAGTTGATACTTAATACCTCTCTCCCTGAGAAGATCTATGACTTTCGCCACGTATTTACTAACACTAACTTCGCCTAAGGGAACTATTGAGAACTCGATTATCACGGACATTAGAAATCACCAAATGCT belongs to Pyrococcus abyssi GE5 and includes:
- a CDS encoding glycine C-acetyltransferase, with amino-acid sequence MGKLDWIKEELEELKKKGLYVTIRVLQSAQGPWVVVNGKRVLNMCSNNYLGLAAHPKIKEAAIRAILDYGVGAGAVRTIAGTMELHVELEEKLAKFKKREAAILFQSGYNANLGAISALLRKGEDGIFLSEELNHASIIDGMRLSGAPKVIYKHLDMDDLKKKLEENKDKKKKIIVTDGVFSMDGDLAPLPEIVELAEQYDAIVYVDDAHGEGVLGSHGRGIVDHFNLHDKVDFEMGTLSKAFGVIGGYVAGPEEAIEYLKQRARPFLFSSAMNPPDVAAAIAAVEILQKSDDLVKKLWDNTHFLQKGLRDLGYDLGNTKHPITPVMLYDEKLAQEFSRRLYEEYNIFAQAIVYPTVPLGTARIRLEPSAAHTKEDLKLVIDAFEDLGKKTGFLK
- the hisS gene encoding histidine--tRNA ligase — encoded protein: MIERVKGTRDFLPEEMVKRRWVFEKIREVFETYGFKEVLTPVMEYTKLFQLRSGEEVVKQLYAFKDKGGRDVALRPDMTSSVARLYVNSFQTAPKPIKWYYIANMFRYEEPQSGRYREFWQAGVELIGSDKIEADAEVIALFVDSYLSTGLKDFTVNIGDRVLLDEFAKMLGVKDDIGLMRIIDKKDKLSQEEFLKALGEFGLDENGIEKVLNLIEIKGKPDDVLPLAEELFTSERAKEEISRLYNLVDILSWYEVDEWIQIDLGIARGFDYYTSIVFEAIVPNDLGIGSIGGGGRYDNLIEVFGGKPTPATGFAIGIERLIPILEWKGLLPELKAGPDVFVIPVGDSRDVATAIVTRLRKAGIRSDIELSGRKLRKALDYANRIGVRLSIIVGKRDLERGVVTIRDLESGNQVEVPVDNVVTKVRELLNQ
- a CDS encoding GbsR/MarR family transcriptional regulator — protein: MSLEEAKRIIMETFANTARRLGQSELVGYIYGALFLANDPLSLSDIAEITGYSISHISSAMKVLEGVGLVQRIKKPGDRRAYFVATKNFSEWRSSAFYEKILRDIDETKESIMRALEELEGEQGSEVEEIKEKLKMALRRNEVARKLLTLIMQFKSEEELLKVLESCLKKE
- a CDS encoding hydrophobe/amphiphile efflux-3 (HAE3) family transporter, which gives rise to MLRKIARVIVIYRHSLAVVTMFLLILSAYGITQLRFETDLSKQLPEDLEAVKSYFTLQNEFGGSGSALIYVKIKNNDNVVDIRDPKIIEAMYSLEQRLREKEYVTDTFSIADLMVQILGRLPKNMDEVKFVLNMLPPEARNGLISGDYSSTIIIVNLNREKNQKALVRVYNDIEREIERTNFPQGVEVVLTGDLGITYKILEMLQNDMNRTMAISGIIVVLILLYFYKSPIRMLVPLVPLIFGVVMTLGFMGLLGIPLDIATTTVGAMIIGMGIDYGVHVTNRYYEERGKGKSLEEAAEEAIAETGKALLGAALTTIAGFLALSISILPSLKRLSVSLVMGLGLAALNAVIVTPALAILEEEFREKVMKKKEIIAIGGGKSKISFIFSMLGKAIKRSPWTALLIALIISGVSLYGASKITTEVRLEKMIPTDLPEIQALSDIRSEFGGQDEVTILIKADDVRDPTLVRDILRFEREIKADSYINNVFETQSIADVVIQKYGYIPQDKEKISEAIEGSSLVSSDYSMTIIKLKGNFMGVTQSEFNRIMEYFERAIQRADFPPGVKVELAGESYLNYVLNDLVNEELGKISTIGTLIVVMVVFAIFRRPTVSIAMIMPMFLGALWTIGYMGLAGIPFSQTLAGVVSMIVGLGVDYGMHITHRFLEELNEGNKTPIITALESVGPGIFVGALTTAGGFLALLSAQLTAIHDFGRVLAVGIFASMFAAYLVTPAILQLEFGRKISKEVRE
- a CDS encoding COG1361 S-layer family protein → MKKAMALILGLILGSLVQPSLAQGPELLYEGYMNKGDYLLVGPLMILLKDVVYDINDGKWKGVFIVFNEDMEPIGPNLTLIYVPDPQKVRTLLQNQTFLRAMAETLGYNPDNPIEYAEFLRWLSTASQMEIWNAIVKTIDEHPELGIRLEDISKPYYVPNARPVGVNETIKIEYRGKTVYITVLSAYPNGVKVSISGPIQWRASMVQGLLLSKIDVKGTIKPGQYFTVEVHLKNIGSRKVRFVTAVLSPTPVVPSSTKFKTEEESLATTVPQVLTQTGTIQGTLYPVESSVKFIDLIEPGEDKVIKFLYKVNENAKPGDYPLYLTVIYFAYTTGENLEQRTLYDTAVVTVARDYEANFIIVQNVPRIVHPGEDFTINVTFKNMGEDPAKDVRGTLILEDITGRVFTPVSPSNFYRKFVDPGMEFNETFKLHVSESAKTGTYTFKIRLKYYSGNSNQEKTQDFTISTTVIRRREAFIEIDNVTLTPEKIEPGTTFNITLRLRNVGEGYAKGLEVRIVPTKALVRREIKKVDLSQLSNLPIPGGKELAKNLQTALNQVIGQIAQEEVSAFLPIGEDNVKYNGVIMPNQTIEIHFTLKANERLENNIYPIKIEIKYLSSPDDKLISDERIIGIDVTGSEKLVISSISTSPSRILPGTSNVEISFKIENVGDGKADYIIIMPNPQFPFKLSETSDQIINVGSLGKGDSAQASFKVDVDENAKSGRYLIPLTIEYKDPTGKFRQIEVNIPVIIAEKPKLVITDVRFGEKPVQGKDVNIYITVKNVGGEQAESVVIEGVVRSSQPFTLVKRTDYIGTLNPNQTGEGVITLSIEKDAVPKVYNILIRMRAVGDKEKGDDNVYVFEGTIKVPVKENTESKEKLRNLAIGAGILAIVITLLTYFKRRH
- a CDS encoding DUF373 family protein, whose translation is MKILVLAIDRDDDFGVKAGVKGPVIGRDSCLDAAVKLSLADPEDSDANTLFAAIKLYDELKKKGEFDEVEVALITGHPNVGVESDLRLSKQLDEVLKKFPADGVIPVTDGAEDEQIFPIITSKVPIISTRRVVVKQSPGIETTWYIIVRYLKEMMSDPEVSKVVLGIPGLIVLLYGIAKIISIKYPPSAQIVSSTVTGVVMLIVGGYFFSKGFRLKPITSLVRIVSRGLITFIGVVTGFIVMLGGAINVYLTLESIAENMIGGIPTSELIAFLIYLNAFNKYFILGLGIMISGKIIQEYLRRDPHIWYYIASFLMLPAFWKVIDLMTIYSNPLIKKSPETLIAGVLLVLIDLTLSIIISIKLREEVKKWSSASS
- a CDS encoding MTH1187 family thiamine-binding protein produces the protein MSVIIEFSIVPLGEVSVSKYVAKVIDLLRERGIKYQLTPMGTIIEVKSLGEGLEIIREAHELMFTFGFKRVLTTIRIDERRDKERSMEDKVKSVLEKLEVEA